From the genome of Bradyrhizobium elkanii USDA 76, one region includes:
- a CDS encoding SDR family NAD(P)-dependent oxidoreductase, with protein MQLKDVAVLITGGGSGLGAATARAMAAKGAKIGVIDQNKENAEKVAAEVKGVALHADVTDEDAIKAAIAKAEAAHGIARVLMNCAGIGGSQRIVGKDGVYPLAKFVRIINVNLIGTFNVLRLFAERLATEAPIGEERGVAINTASVAAYEGQIGQIAYSASKGGVVGLTLPAARDLASLKIRVNTIAPGLFLTPLLMGLNEEARKSLGAQVPHPARLGDASEYGNLAVHIVENPMLNGETIRLDGAIRMAPR; from the coding sequence ATGCAGTTGAAAGACGTTGCCGTTCTCATCACCGGCGGTGGCTCCGGCCTTGGTGCCGCAACCGCGCGCGCCATGGCCGCGAAGGGCGCCAAGATCGGCGTGATCGACCAGAACAAGGAAAACGCCGAGAAGGTCGCCGCCGAGGTGAAGGGCGTTGCCCTGCATGCCGACGTCACCGACGAGGATGCGATCAAGGCAGCGATCGCCAAGGCCGAGGCCGCGCACGGCATCGCGCGCGTGCTGATGAACTGCGCCGGCATCGGCGGTTCGCAGCGCATCGTCGGCAAGGACGGCGTCTATCCGCTTGCCAAGTTCGTCCGCATCATCAACGTCAATTTGATCGGCACCTTCAACGTGCTGCGCCTGTTCGCCGAGCGGCTGGCGACCGAGGCCCCGATCGGCGAGGAGCGCGGCGTCGCGATCAACACCGCGTCGGTCGCGGCCTATGAAGGCCAGATCGGCCAGATCGCCTATTCGGCCTCGAAGGGCGGCGTCGTCGGCCTCACGCTGCCGGCGGCGCGCGACCTCGCCAGCCTGAAGATCCGCGTCAACACCATCGCGCCCGGCCTGTTCCTGACGCCGCTGCTGATGGGTCTCAACGAGGAAGCGCGCAAGAGCCTCGGCGCCCAGGTGCCGCATCCGGCCCGCCTCGGCGATGCCTCGGAGTACGGCAACCTCGCCGTCCACATCGTCGAGAACCCGATGCTCAACGGCGAAACCATCCGCCTCGACGGCGCCATCCGTATGGCCCCGCGGTAG
- a CDS encoding enoyl-CoA hydratase/isomerase family protein, which produces MSQPLLIEHHDGVDWVTLNRPESLNALDPSLIDALNVYFQGLQRNRDTRVVVLKGAGANFCAGLDLKHAMARRGGQAEPPGVTEALDSQRRIADIVMLMRRAPQPIIALVQGAAAGGGFALALAADIRIAAKNARMNCAFIKLGLGGCDIGTSYFLPRLVGVSVASELILTGRFIHADRALAVGMVSEVVEAAADLDAAANAYVEAMMMASPVGLRLSKECINMSVDAGSIEAVIAMEDRNQVLCSRSEDFQEGIRAFLEKRKPVYIRR; this is translated from the coding sequence GTGTCTCAACCGCTGCTGATCGAACATCACGACGGGGTCGATTGGGTCACGCTCAATCGCCCCGAGAGCCTCAACGCGCTCGATCCTTCGCTGATCGATGCGCTCAACGTCTACTTCCAGGGCTTGCAGCGCAATCGCGACACCCGCGTCGTGGTGCTGAAGGGCGCCGGTGCGAATTTCTGCGCCGGGCTCGACCTCAAGCACGCGATGGCCCGCCGCGGCGGGCAGGCCGAGCCGCCCGGTGTCACGGAGGCGCTGGACTCGCAGCGCCGCATTGCCGACATCGTGATGCTGATGCGGCGCGCGCCGCAGCCGATCATCGCGCTGGTGCAGGGCGCGGCCGCCGGCGGCGGCTTCGCGCTGGCGCTTGCCGCCGACATCCGCATCGCGGCGAAGAACGCGCGGATGAATTGCGCTTTCATCAAGCTCGGTCTCGGCGGCTGCGACATCGGCACCAGCTATTTCCTGCCGCGCCTCGTCGGCGTGTCGGTTGCTTCCGAACTGATCCTCACCGGACGCTTCATCCATGCCGACCGCGCGCTTGCGGTCGGCATGGTGTCCGAGGTGGTCGAGGCCGCCGCCGATCTCGATGCTGCGGCCAATGCTTATGTCGAGGCGATGATGATGGCCTCGCCGGTCGGTCTCCGCCTGTCGAAGGAATGCATCAACATGAGCGTCGATGCCGGCTCGATCGAGGCCGTGATTGCGATGGAGGATCGCAATCAGGTGCTGTGCAGCCGCTCCGAGGATTTCCAGGAAGGCATCAGGGCCTTTCTCGAGAAACGAAAGCCTGTCTATATCAGGCGCTGA
- a CDS encoding AMP-binding protein — MDGGAAMLTKPAFRKVDWLARDIAVERRGDGTVVLKSRIPLQAYEMHIPAYLAKWAARAPERIWLAQRGGPDRQWRKVSYGEAKRTVDALTQGLLDLGVGDGRPVAILSGNSIEHALMTQAAMQARLPAAPVSPAYSLMSQDHLKLKYLFNLIKPAVVMVQDGPTFEKALKAIDLTGITVVHVLRPCEGIKSMAFADLAATPVTAAVGESIAKITPRTVGKLLFTSGSTGMPKAVINTQEMMCANAAMMMQVRPRETEGPIPTVLDWMPWNHTMGGNAAFNPVLVDGGTLYIDDGRPMPGQLEETIRNLREVSPTYYANVPAGYAALAAAMEKDAALCRSFFRNLSIMAYGGARLPDDLYDRMQALAVKTTGERIVFYTGWGSTETAPTSTGTYWDTERVGLIGLPFPGVELKMVPCGSKYELRLRGVNVTPGYFGQPDLTAKMFDEEGFYCIGDAGVFVNPEDPLQGIIFAGRVVEDFKLTTGTFVHVGSLRTDAIAAATPVVHDALVAGQDREFIGLLCWPNLHACRQLVGNADASYEDVIRHPEVVACLKKGLQAHNASTTGSSMRIARAMLMVEPPSIDGNELTDKGYINQRAGLERRAALVEKLYAGEPGDDVIILN; from the coding sequence ATGGATGGAGGCGCGGCGATGCTGACGAAACCTGCCTTTCGCAAGGTGGATTGGCTCGCACGTGACATCGCGGTCGAGCGGCGCGGTGACGGCACCGTCGTCCTGAAGTCGCGGATTCCGCTCCAGGCCTACGAGATGCATATCCCGGCCTATCTCGCCAAATGGGCGGCGCGGGCGCCGGAGCGCATCTGGCTCGCGCAGCGCGGCGGTCCCGACCGGCAGTGGCGCAAGGTCTCCTATGGTGAAGCCAAGCGCACCGTCGATGCGCTGACGCAAGGCCTGCTCGATCTCGGCGTTGGCGACGGCCGGCCGGTCGCGATCCTCTCGGGCAATTCGATCGAGCACGCGCTGATGACGCAGGCCGCGATGCAGGCGAGGCTGCCGGCCGCGCCGGTGTCGCCGGCCTATTCGCTGATGAGCCAGGATCATCTCAAGCTCAAATACCTCTTCAACCTGATCAAGCCCGCCGTCGTGATGGTGCAGGACGGCCCGACCTTCGAGAAGGCGCTGAAGGCGATCGACCTCACCGGCATCACGGTCGTCCACGTCCTGCGTCCCTGCGAGGGGATCAAGAGCATGGCCTTTGCCGACCTCGCGGCAACGCCGGTGACGGCTGCGGTCGGCGAGTCGATCGCGAAGATCACGCCCCGGACCGTCGGCAAGCTGCTGTTCACCTCGGGCTCGACCGGCATGCCCAAGGCCGTCATCAACACCCAGGAGATGATGTGCGCCAACGCGGCGATGATGATGCAGGTGCGCCCGCGTGAAACGGAGGGCCCGATCCCGACCGTGCTCGACTGGATGCCGTGGAATCACACCATGGGCGGCAACGCCGCGTTCAATCCGGTGCTGGTCGATGGCGGCACGCTCTATATCGACGACGGCCGGCCGATGCCGGGCCAGCTCGAGGAGACCATCAGGAACCTGCGCGAGGTGTCGCCGACCTATTACGCCAACGTGCCGGCCGGCTACGCCGCGCTCGCCGCCGCGATGGAGAAGGACGCGGCGCTGTGCCGGAGCTTCTTCAGGAACCTCTCGATCATGGCCTATGGCGGTGCGCGGCTGCCCGACGATCTCTATGACCGGATGCAGGCGCTGGCGGTGAAGACCACGGGCGAGCGCATCGTGTTCTACACCGGCTGGGGCTCGACCGAGACCGCGCCGACCTCGACCGGCACCTATTGGGACACCGAGCGCGTCGGCCTGATCGGCCTGCCGTTCCCCGGCGTCGAGCTGAAGATGGTGCCGTGCGGCTCGAAATACGAATTGCGGCTGCGCGGCGTCAACGTCACGCCCGGCTATTTCGGCCAGCCGGACCTGACGGCGAAGATGTTCGACGAGGAGGGCTTCTACTGCATTGGCGATGCCGGCGTGTTCGTGAACCCCGAAGACCCGCTGCAGGGCATCATCTTTGCCGGCCGCGTGGTGGAGGATTTCAAGCTGACCACCGGCACCTTCGTCCATGTCGGCTCGCTGCGCACCGATGCGATCGCGGCCGCGACGCCGGTCGTACATGACGCGCTGGTTGCGGGGCAGGACCGTGAGTTCATCGGCCTGTTGTGCTGGCCGAACCTGCATGCCTGCCGCCAGCTCGTCGGCAACGCCGATGCAAGCTATGAGGACGTGATCCGGCATCCCGAGGTGGTCGCGTGCCTGAAGAAGGGCTTGCAGGCGCACAACGCGTCCACCACCGGCAGCAGCATGCGCATTGCGCGTGCGATGCTGATGGTCGAGCCGCCGTCGATCGATGGCAACGAACTCACCGACAAGGGCTACATCAACCAGCGCGCCGGCCTCGAACGCCGCGCCGCACTGGTCGAGAAGCTGTATGCCGGCGAGCCCGGCGACGACGTGATCATCTTGAACTGA
- a CDS encoding acyl-CoA dehydrogenase family protein, whose translation MNFDFSDEQKQMRDEARKFLSEQCPPKAVREVLDGKAPYDNALWKGLAEMGFLGVAIPEQFGGAGAGHLELCVIAEEMGRALAPVPFSSTVYLAAEAILIAGSDAQKQKWLPKIAAGEAIGTLALFEGKGNPSPKAIKLTANGGVLNGVKKPVPDGAIADFAVVAARTGSSGRESDISLFIVDLKAGGVEVKSLTNIDLTRGQAEFTFKDAKAEPLGATSEGWSVITQVLDRAAVLTAFEQVGGADRALEMGRDYALDRIAFGRPIGSFQAVKHMLADMYVSATLARSNCYYGAWALSTNAGELPEAAAAARISATQAFQHCAKNNIQVHGGMGFTWEFDCHMYYRRANAVALGLGSLSYWEDALIDRMRKKNAA comes from the coding sequence ATGAATTTCGATTTCTCCGACGAACAGAAGCAGATGCGCGATGAGGCGCGGAAATTCCTCAGCGAACAGTGCCCGCCGAAAGCCGTGCGCGAGGTGCTCGACGGCAAGGCGCCTTACGACAATGCGTTGTGGAAGGGCCTCGCCGAGATGGGCTTCCTCGGCGTCGCGATCCCGGAACAGTTCGGCGGTGCGGGCGCTGGCCATCTCGAGCTCTGCGTGATCGCGGAGGAAATGGGCCGCGCGCTGGCGCCGGTGCCGTTCTCCTCCACGGTCTATCTCGCCGCCGAAGCGATCCTGATCGCAGGCAGTGACGCGCAGAAGCAGAAGTGGCTGCCGAAGATCGCCGCGGGCGAAGCCATCGGCACGCTGGCGCTGTTCGAGGGCAAGGGCAACCCGTCGCCGAAGGCGATCAAGCTCACGGCCAATGGCGGCGTGCTCAACGGCGTCAAGAAGCCGGTGCCGGATGGCGCGATCGCCGATTTCGCCGTTGTCGCCGCGCGCACCGGCTCGAGCGGACGCGAGTCCGATATCTCGCTGTTCATCGTCGATCTCAAGGCCGGCGGCGTCGAGGTCAAGTCGCTCACCAACATCGACCTGACCCGCGGCCAGGCCGAGTTCACCTTCAAGGATGCGAAGGCCGAGCCGCTCGGCGCTACCAGCGAGGGCTGGAGCGTGATCACCCAGGTGCTCGATCGCGCGGCCGTGTTGACGGCGTTCGAGCAGGTCGGCGGCGCCGACCGCGCGCTGGAGATGGGCCGCGACTATGCGCTCGACCGTATCGCGTTCGGCCGTCCGATCGGCTCGTTCCAGGCGGTCAAGCACATGCTGGCCGACATGTATGTGTCGGCGACCTTGGCGCGCTCGAACTGCTATTACGGGGCCTGGGCGCTCTCGACCAATGCCGGCGAATTGCCGGAAGCCGCCGCCGCCGCGCGCATCAGCGCGACGCAGGCGTTCCAGCACTGCGCCAAGAACAATATCCAGGTCCATGGCGGCATGGGCTTCACCTGGGAGTTCGACTGCCACATGTACTACCGCCGCGCCAATGCGGTGGCGCTCGGTCTCGGCAGCCTGTCCTATTGGGAAGACGCGCTGATCGATCGCATGCGCAAGAAGAACGCGGCGTAA
- a CDS encoding acyl-CoA dehydrogenase produces the protein MNFDDTPQEAAFRAEAKAWIAANAPKQYEDELRKASLGRVALKGANILEVAKAWQKKKADAGWACLHWPKEYGGRGASPIERVIWQQEEGPFGRLSSMFIIGHGMCGPTMMAFAGEEQKRKYLPPLASGEKIWCQLFSEPAGGSDVAGLRTRAEKHGDEWVINGQKIWTSGAHYSDYGILLTRTDPTVPKHKGLTMFFLDMKSPGVEVRPIKQASGASDFNEVYFTDVRIPDAQRLGNVNDGWNVSLTTLMNERMSIGAGVATGFPELFDYCSSLMLEDGPAIENRAVRSKLANWAVKASGLKYTSMRAISALSKGERPGPENSIGKLVAGSMIQDVATYALDLQGAAGALNGIEDAEVAGKFQAMLLRAPGTRVEGGTDEIMRNIIAERVLGLPGDIRVDKDVPFNKIPTKGRAS, from the coding sequence ATGAATTTCGACGACACCCCGCAGGAGGCCGCATTCCGCGCCGAGGCGAAAGCCTGGATCGCGGCCAATGCGCCCAAGCAATATGAGGACGAGCTCCGCAAGGCCTCGCTCGGCCGCGTTGCGCTCAAGGGCGCAAACATCCTCGAGGTCGCCAAGGCCTGGCAGAAGAAAAAGGCGGACGCCGGCTGGGCCTGCCTGCACTGGCCGAAGGAGTATGGCGGCCGCGGCGCATCGCCGATCGAACGCGTGATCTGGCAGCAGGAGGAGGGCCCGTTCGGCCGCCTCAGCTCGATGTTCATCATCGGCCACGGCATGTGCGGCCCGACCATGATGGCGTTCGCCGGCGAGGAGCAGAAGCGCAAATATCTGCCGCCGCTCGCCTCCGGCGAGAAGATCTGGTGCCAGCTGTTCTCCGAGCCGGCCGGCGGCTCCGACGTCGCCGGCCTGCGCACCCGCGCCGAGAAGCACGGCGACGAATGGGTGATCAACGGACAGAAGATCTGGACCTCGGGCGCGCATTATTCCGACTACGGCATCCTGCTCACCCGCACCGATCCGACCGTGCCCAAGCACAAGGGCCTCACCATGTTCTTCCTGGACATGAAGAGCCCGGGCGTCGAGGTCAGGCCGATCAAGCAGGCGAGCGGGGCGTCGGACTTCAACGAAGTCTATTTCACCGACGTGCGCATTCCGGACGCGCAGCGGCTCGGCAATGTCAATGACGGCTGGAACGTGTCGCTGACCACGCTGATGAACGAGCGCATGTCGATCGGCGCCGGCGTCGCCACCGGCTTCCCCGAGCTGTTCGACTATTGCAGCAGCCTGATGCTGGAGGATGGCCCCGCGATCGAGAACCGCGCGGTGCGCTCCAAGCTCGCGAACTGGGCGGTGAAGGCGAGCGGGCTGAAATACACCAGCATGCGCGCGATCTCGGCGCTGTCGAAGGGCGAGCGTCCCGGACCGGAGAATTCGATCGGCAAGCTGGTCGCCGGTTCGATGATCCAGGACGTCGCGACCTATGCGCTCGATCTGCAGGGCGCGGCCGGCGCGCTGAACGGGATTGAAGATGCCGAGGTCGCCGGCAAATTCCAGGCGATGCTGCTGCGCGCGCCGGGCACCCGCGTCGAGGGCGGCACCGACGAGATCATGCGCAACATCATCGCCGAACGCGTGCTGGGCCTGCCCGGCGACATCAGGGTCGACAAGGACGTTCCCTTCAACAAGATCCCGACCAAGGGAAGAGCTTCATGA
- a CDS encoding acyl-CoA dehydrogenase gives MNFDDTPREAEFRAIARKWIAANAPKEFEEELSKSSLGRIRLARHDMVEVGKAWQKKKAEGGWACLHWPKEYGGRGATPIERVIWQQEEGVYGKLTQPFQIGEGMCGPTVMAWGSEEAKRRYLPKLASGEEIWCQLFSEPSAGSDVAGLRTRAEKKGDNWVVNGQKIWTSGAHYSDYGLLIARTDPNVPKHKGLTMFFLDMKSPGVEVRPIKQANGMQEFNEVYFTDVVIPDSQRLGAVGEGWSVSLTTLMNERMSIGARLATGVPEMFEFCSNLMLEEGLAIDDPAVRSRLANWAVKASGLKYTSYRAISALSKGERPGPENSIGKLVSGLMLQDIATYAMDLEGAAGSLTGTDEEQANGQFQQMLLSSPSMRIAGGTDEILRNIIAERVLGLPGDIRVDKDVPYNKIPTKGRGG, from the coding sequence ATGAATTTCGATGACACCCCGCGGGAAGCCGAGTTCCGCGCCATCGCCCGCAAGTGGATCGCGGCCAACGCGCCGAAGGAGTTCGAAGAGGAGCTCTCGAAGTCCTCGCTCGGCCGCATCCGGCTTGCCAGGCACGACATGGTCGAGGTCGGCAAGGCTTGGCAGAAGAAGAAGGCGGAGGGCGGCTGGGCCTGCCTGCACTGGCCGAAGGAATATGGCGGCCGCGGCGCCACCCCGATCGAGCGCGTGATCTGGCAGCAGGAAGAGGGCGTCTACGGCAAATTGACCCAGCCGTTCCAGATCGGCGAGGGCATGTGCGGCCCGACGGTGATGGCCTGGGGCAGCGAAGAGGCCAAGCGCCGCTATCTGCCGAAACTCGCCTCCGGCGAGGAGATCTGGTGCCAGCTGTTCTCCGAGCCGTCGGCCGGCTCCGACGTCGCGGGGCTGCGCACCCGCGCCGAGAAGAAGGGCGACAATTGGGTCGTCAACGGCCAGAAGATCTGGACGTCCGGCGCGCATTACTCCGACTACGGCCTGTTGATCGCGCGCACCGATCCGAATGTCCCGAAGCATAAGGGCCTCACGATGTTCTTCCTCGACATGAAGAGCCCCGGCGTCGAGGTGCGGCCGATCAAGCAGGCCAACGGCATGCAGGAGTTCAACGAGGTCTATTTCACCGACGTCGTAATCCCGGACAGCCAGCGGTTAGGGGCGGTCGGCGAGGGCTGGAGCGTGTCGCTGACCACGCTGATGAACGAGCGCATGTCGATCGGCGCGCGGCTCGCCACCGGCGTGCCCGAGATGTTCGAGTTCTGCTCCAATTTGATGCTGGAGGAAGGTCTTGCGATCGACGATCCGGCGGTGCGCTCCAGACTTGCGAACTGGGCGGTGAAGGCGAGCGGGCTGAAATACACCAGCTACCGCGCCATCTCGGCGCTGTCGAAGGGCGAGCGACCGGGGCCGGAAAACTCCATCGGCAAGCTCGTCTCCGGCCTGATGCTGCAGGATATCGCGACCTATGCGATGGACCTGGAAGGCGCGGCAGGCAGCCTCACCGGCACCGACGAGGAGCAGGCCAACGGCCAGTTCCAGCAGATGCTGCTGTCGTCGCCCTCGATGCGCATCGCCGGCGGCACCGACGAGATCCTGCGCAACATCATCGCCGAGCGCGTGCTGGGCCTGCCCGGCGACATTCGCGTCGACAAGGATGTGCCCTACAACAAGATCCCGACCAAGGGGCGGGGTGGTTAG
- a CDS encoding nitroreductase, whose amino-acid sequence MDAKTPNPRYATEDRIGALEELLNERYSVRAFQPREVPREVIEHILSTAQRTASWCNSQPWQVLIVSGEAKERFRKAIYAEASRGLAEDYDFTPPREYVGVYLERRRESGFQLYNTLGIARGDKAAYAKQALENYNFFGAPHIAVIHTNEPLGIYGAIDCGGYVSNFMLAAQALGLGTIPQAAIARHSGLIRRHFNLADDRRVVCGISFGYADHAQKVNSYRTSRATVEDTVTFVDV is encoded by the coding sequence ATGGACGCGAAGACACCGAACCCGCGCTACGCGACCGAGGACCGCATCGGCGCGCTCGAGGAATTGCTCAACGAGCGCTACTCGGTGCGCGCGTTCCAGCCGCGCGAGGTGCCGCGCGAAGTCATCGAGCACATTCTGTCGACGGCGCAGCGCACCGCGTCCTGGTGCAACAGCCAGCCCTGGCAGGTGCTCATCGTCTCCGGCGAGGCCAAGGAGCGGTTTCGCAAGGCGATCTATGCCGAGGCCTCGCGCGGCCTCGCCGAGGATTACGACTTCACGCCGCCGCGCGAATATGTCGGGGTCTACCTGGAGCGCCGCCGCGAAAGCGGCTTCCAGCTCTACAACACGCTCGGCATCGCGCGCGGCGACAAGGCAGCCTACGCAAAACAGGCGCTGGAGAACTACAATTTCTTCGGCGCGCCGCACATTGCCGTGATCCACACCAATGAGCCGCTCGGCATCTATGGTGCGATCGACTGCGGCGGCTATGTCTCGAATTTCATGCTGGCGGCGCAGGCGCTCGGGCTCGGCACCATCCCGCAGGCGGCGATCGCGCGCCATTCCGGGCTGATCCGCCGTCATTTCAACCTGGCCGACGATCGCCGGGTTGTCTGCGGTATCTCGTTCGGCTATGCCGATCACGCGCAAAAGGTGAACAGCTACCGCACGTCGCGTGCGACCGTGGAAGACACTGTCACATTCGTCGATGTATAA
- a CDS encoding helix-turn-helix transcriptional regulator, with translation MRASRLFSILTTLQARGQVTAPELAEACEVSVRTIYRDIDALAAAGVPVYADRGAEGGYRLLDGYRVRLNGLSQGEAEALFMAGLPGPAAALGLDAAMVAAQTKLMAALPENLRPNARGMQQRFHLDAPGWFGETEEPEHLRAIAGAVLRETMLEIRYQSWKAEKRRRVAPLGLVLKGGSWYLAGLVDGNVRTYRVARVLDCVTLETPFARPAEFDLAAYWRASIERLEAELHPNEATVRLSPLGLKLFDALAHPYVKARMRLTDGTDADGWRLATMPVGKTVWHAATELLRLGAEAEVVAPLELREKMAELTSAMAARYADAPARRAVAGR, from the coding sequence ATGCGCGCGAGCCGGCTGTTTTCCATCCTCACCACCCTGCAGGCGCGGGGGCAGGTCACCGCGCCTGAGCTGGCGGAAGCCTGCGAGGTTTCGGTGCGCACGATTTATCGTGACATCGACGCGCTCGCCGCAGCCGGCGTTCCCGTCTATGCCGACCGCGGCGCCGAGGGCGGCTATCGCCTGCTCGACGGCTATCGCGTGCGGCTCAACGGCCTGTCGCAGGGCGAAGCCGAGGCGCTGTTCATGGCCGGTCTCCCGGGGCCCGCCGCCGCGCTTGGCCTCGATGCCGCGATGGTGGCGGCGCAAACCAAACTGATGGCGGCGCTGCCGGAGAACCTGCGGCCCAACGCAAGAGGGATGCAGCAGCGCTTCCATCTCGACGCACCCGGCTGGTTCGGCGAGACCGAGGAGCCGGAGCATCTGCGCGCCATCGCCGGCGCCGTGCTGCGCGAGACCATGCTCGAGATCCGCTACCAGAGCTGGAAAGCCGAGAAGCGGCGGCGCGTGGCGCCGCTCGGCCTCGTGCTGAAGGGCGGCAGCTGGTACCTCGCCGGCCTCGTCGACGGCAATGTGCGCACCTATCGCGTCGCACGCGTGCTGGACTGCGTGACGCTGGAGACGCCGTTCGCGCGGCCCGCGGAGTTCGACCTCGCCGCCTATTGGCGCGCCTCGATCGAGCGGCTGGAGGCCGAGCTGCATCCGAACGAGGCCACGGTGCGGCTGTCGCCGCTCGGGCTGAAACTGTTCGATGCGCTGGCCCACCCTTACGTGAAGGCGCGGATGCGGCTCACTGATGGCACTGACGCCGACGGCTGGCGGCTCGCCACCATGCCGGTCGGCAAGACGGTGTGGCACGCGGCGACCGAATTGCTGCGGCTCGGGGCCGAGGCCGAGGTGGTCGCGCCGTTAGAGTTGCGCGAGAAGATGGCCGAGCTGACGAGCGCGATGGCCGCGCGCTATGCCGACGCGCCGGCCCGCCGCGCGGTGGCGGGACGCTGA
- a CDS encoding glutathione S-transferase family protein produces MTTTDRVTLYYSPQSRATGTRVLLEELGAPYDLHVLNMKAGEQRKEAYLAINPLGKVPAIRLGDALVTEQVAIFIYLADLFPQAGLTPALNDPCRGPYLRWIAYYGSSFEPAVIDHFMKREPAPITQSPYADYDTMLGALEAQLAKGPYLLGEQFTAADILWGIALSWTMMFGIVPKRDVFVRYAERIAARPAFQRISKADDEMAAQHAAAAGV; encoded by the coding sequence ATGACCACCACCGACCGCGTCACGCTGTATTATTCGCCGCAGAGCCGCGCCACCGGCACCCGCGTGCTGCTGGAGGAGCTCGGCGCGCCCTATGATCTGCACGTTCTCAACATGAAGGCGGGCGAGCAGCGCAAGGAGGCCTATCTCGCCATCAATCCGCTCGGCAAGGTGCCGGCGATCCGCCTTGGCGACGCGCTGGTGACCGAACAGGTCGCGATCTTCATCTATCTCGCCGATCTGTTTCCGCAGGCCGGCCTGACGCCGGCGCTGAACGACCCGTGCCGCGGCCCGTATCTGCGCTGGATCGCCTATTACGGCTCCTCGTTCGAGCCGGCCGTGATCGACCATTTCATGAAGCGCGAGCCCGCGCCGATCACGCAGTCGCCCTATGCCGATTACGACACCATGCTGGGCGCGCTGGAGGCGCAGCTGGCTAAGGGGCCCTATCTGCTCGGCGAACAGTTCACGGCGGCGGACATCCTCTGGGGCATCGCGCTCTCTTGGACCATGATGTTCGGCATCGTGCCGAAAAGGGACGTGTTCGTCCGCTATGCCGAACGCATCGCCGCGCGCCCGGCCTTCCAGCGGATATCGAAGGCCGACGACGAGATGGCGGCGCAGCATGCGGCGGCCGCCGGAGTGTGA
- a CDS encoding DUF6157 family protein, which translates to MAKVLHSTNCFNTLIRVAEDCPAQRGEEPQPRGGQPTVAVLQYQMIAGAPYKYTSDDVVFATSAAGRALDAKAAKKARSLVRETFFSRGQACMRASPLGKRFGWGVHADAEGRIALYAVDSKRYQALAADPDIAQVRAMRNKRA; encoded by the coding sequence ATGGCGAAAGTCCTGCACAGCACCAACTGCTTCAACACCCTGATCCGCGTTGCCGAGGATTGTCCGGCGCAGCGCGGCGAGGAGCCGCAGCCGCGCGGCGGCCAGCCGACGGTTGCCGTGCTGCAATACCAGATGATCGCGGGCGCGCCATACAAGTACACCTCCGACGACGTCGTGTTCGCGACGTCGGCGGCCGGCCGCGCGCTCGATGCGAAAGCGGCGAAGAAGGCGCGCAGCCTCGTCCGCGAGACTTTCTTCTCGCGCGGCCAGGCTTGCATGCGCGCCTCGCCGCTCGGCAAGCGGTTCGGCTGGGGTGTCCATGCCGACGCCGAGGGCCGCATCGCGCTCTACGCCGTCGACAGCAAGCGCTACCAGGCACTTGCCGCAGACCCCGACATCGCGCAAGTCCGCGCGATGCGGAACAAGCGGGCGTGA
- a CDS encoding enoyl-CoA hydratase/isomerase family protein — MADAADTASGPVLEIAGARATIRLNRPKHLNRLQAEDLGELLALFDRIEADPAIRVLVLTGTGRAFSAGYDLNSVAERAVSASEQQSAGSAFEVVVNRLEDLSVPTICRLNGGVYGGSTDLALACDFRIGVDTAEMFMPAARLGLHYYKSGIQRYVTRLGVDNAKMLFLTAQKISAPEMLRIGYLTAMVSLDLLDEEVDKLATILAGNAPKAMAGMKRAVNEFARGALDEAAADARHRDSMRGDEIKEGIKAFAEKRAPRF, encoded by the coding sequence ATGGCTGACGCGGCCGACACCGCCAGCGGACCCGTGCTCGAAATCGCGGGCGCGCGCGCAACGATCCGTCTCAACCGGCCGAAGCATCTCAACCGCCTGCAGGCCGAGGATCTCGGCGAGCTGCTGGCATTGTTCGACCGGATCGAGGCCGATCCCGCGATCCGCGTGCTGGTGCTGACCGGAACCGGCCGCGCGTTCTCCGCCGGCTACGACCTCAACTCCGTCGCCGAGCGCGCGGTGAGCGCGAGCGAGCAGCAGAGCGCGGGCTCGGCGTTCGAGGTCGTGGTCAACCGGCTCGAGGATCTCAGCGTGCCGACAATCTGCCGGCTCAATGGCGGGGTCTATGGCGGCTCGACCGACCTCGCGCTCGCCTGCGACTTCCGCATCGGCGTCGATACCGCGGAGATGTTCATGCCGGCGGCGCGGCTCGGGCTGCACTATTACAAGAGCGGCATCCAGCGCTACGTTACCCGGCTCGGCGTTGACAACGCCAAGATGCTGTTCCTGACCGCTCAGAAGATATCGGCGCCCGAGATGCTGCGGATCGGCTACCTCACCGCGATGGTATCGCTCGACCTGCTCGACGAGGAGGTCGACAAGCTCGCGACGATCCTGGCCGGCAATGCGCCAAAGGCAATGGCCGGCATGAAGCGCGCGGTCAACGAATTCGCCCGCGGCGCGCTGGATGAAGCCGCCGCCGACGCCCGTCACCGCGACAGCATGCGCGGCGACGAGATCAAGGAAGGCATCAAGGCCTTCGCCGAGAAGCGTGCGCCGAGGTTTTAG